The following are encoded together in the Desulfococcus multivorans genome:
- a CDS encoding type II toxin-antitoxin system Phd/YefM family antitoxin, translated as MKTVTFTDFRKNASVFITEVEQGETLIILRHGKPVAEISPYPDEVPRKPSWKKPGIRLEMKGSDLSSAILEEREGGS; from the coding sequence ATGAAAACTGTAACGTTTACCGATTTTCGAAAAAATGCTTCTGTTTTCATTACTGAAGTGGAACAGGGTGAGACCCTTATTATTTTACGACACGGGAAACCAGTGGCGGAAATTTCTCCATATCCTGATGAAGTTCCCCGAAAACCCTCATGGAAGAAACCCGGAATCCGATTGGAAATGAAGGGAAGCGATCTTTCTTCCGCTATTCTGGAAGAACGTGAAGGTGGCTCATGA
- a CDS encoding type II toxin-antitoxin system VapC family toxin, translating to MKLLVDSSAFAKRYVREVGSEKLDDILQNASELALCVILLPEIISGLNRRLREGALTGKDYQKAKKFLMDDVHDATVLQLTPAVISQALKLLEDNLLRAMDALHVACALEWNAELFVTSDRRQFDAAVNSGLQTEYLGQPIA from the coding sequence ATGAAGCTGCTTGTTGATTCTTCAGCTTTTGCCAAAAGATATGTCCGGGAAGTTGGAAGCGAAAAACTGGATGATATTCTTCAGAATGCTTCTGAATTGGCTTTATGCGTCATTTTGTTGCCGGAGATCATTTCGGGTCTGAACAGGCGGTTGCGAGAAGGTGCTTTAACCGGTAAGGATTATCAAAAAGCAAAAAAATTCCTGATGGATGATGTGCATGATGCAACAGTGCTTCAACTGACCCCGGCAGTCATTTCACAAGCGCTCAAGCTTCTTGAGGATAATTTATTGCGCGCTATGGACGCCTTACATGTAGCCTGTGCTCTTGAGTGGAATGCGGAATTATTTGTCACATCAGACAGAAGGCAATTCGATGCAGCTGTAAATTCGGGGCTTCAGACCGAATACCTTGGTCAACCAATCGCTTGA
- a CDS encoding ATP-binding cassette domain-containing protein, whose protein sequence is MGISCRNISYRYPNTNGFIFRDLSFEMPAPGFNAFFGPSGVGKTSFAKILSGNIQGYTGRVEMKGIERLAYSYNLERLPGWSTVGRHLDRIVPANRHALMHELIPVFGLEACLDQRFSQLSLGQKNRVNLIRYLLQDFQLLILDESLANVDEMTRERIILKIKEHFPETYFIYISHNVVEVSRFCREILVFRGLDKQPSSVVVTGQDLAAGKALDKAAFEKTVLEIMNAV, encoded by the coding sequence ATGGGCATTTCGTGCCGGAACATCAGCTACCGCTACCCCAACACGAACGGGTTCATCTTCAGGGATCTCTCCTTCGAAATGCCGGCGCCCGGCTTCAACGCATTCTTCGGTCCCTCGGGGGTCGGCAAGACCTCTTTCGCCAAAATTCTCTCCGGAAACATCCAGGGATACACCGGTCGTGTCGAAATGAAAGGCATCGAGCGTCTGGCCTATTCCTACAACCTCGAACGCCTCCCGGGATGGTCGACGGTGGGGCGGCACCTCGACAGGATCGTTCCGGCGAACCGACATGCCCTGATGCATGAACTGATCCCGGTCTTCGGCCTCGAGGCCTGCCTGGATCAACGGTTTTCCCAGCTCTCCCTCGGTCAGAAGAACCGGGTCAACCTCATCCGGTATCTGCTTCAGGACTTCCAACTGCTCATCCTCGACGAAAGCCTCGCCAACGTCGACGAGATGACGCGGGAGCGGATCATCCTCAAGATCAAGGAACATTTCCCTGAAACGTATTTTATCTATATATCCCACAATGTTGTCGAGGTGTCCAGATTCTGCCGGGAAATTCTCGTCTTCCGCGGCCTCGACAAACAGCCGTCGTCGGTGGTCGTCACCGGTCAGGATCTGGCGGCGGGAAAGGCTCTCGACAAGGCGGCCTTCGAGAAGACCGTTCTGGAGATCATGAATGCTGTTTAG